Proteins encoded within one genomic window of Brassica rapa cultivar Chiifu-401-42 chromosome A09, CAAS_Brap_v3.01, whole genome shotgun sequence:
- the LOC103869069 gene encoding F-box protein At1g22220-like, with product MDVFDGLPDAIIVDVLNKVGDVRTLLRCSSLSKRFNSLVPQSESLILRLDQVGTTESQPDSPVSNIFTSVLKSFHGLCSLFSKPAKPIPIKNLSPNIPSKILSPFDRVKNLEVELPGGDASLEKGAAVKWKAEHGETLETLVVVAFRSASTESSPASASSDGESDAEFVTGLKTRVMWTISALMAASTRHFLMSQVVKEHEEMESLVIRDRGGEGTLVMGTEGLREFRKMEAARGGAAVDERVEKNRSVVPSVRMSMRHAPSLKLKSGICLESATLVIVRPSEGYSDDGDDELATEAFAGNCMYGEAVVALLKCKKNALEMNSF from the coding sequence ATGGACGTGTTTGATGGACTTCCAGATGCGATCATCGTCGATGTCTTGAACAAAGTTGGTGACGTCAGAACCTTACTTCGTTGTAGTTCCCTCTCAAAACGATTTAACTCGCTCGTCCCTCAGTCCGAGTCACTCATCCTCCGACTCGACCAGGTCGGCACAACCGAGTCACAACCCGATTCTCCCGTCAGCAACATTTTCACTTCCGTATTGAAGTCCTTTCACGGTTTGTGTTCTTTATTCTCTAAACCGGCTAAACCGATTCCAATCAAGAATCTTTCTCCGAACATCCCTTCCAAGATTCTCTCCCCGTTTGACCGGGTCAAGAATCTCGAAGTCGAGCTTCCCGGCGGCGATGCAAGCCTCGAGAAAGGCGCCGCCGTCAAGTGGAAAGCAGAGCACGGTGAAACTCTCGAAACATTAGTAGTCGTCGCGTTTCGTTCCGCCTCCACCGAGTCTTCTCCGGCGTCTGCTTCTTCCGACGGCGAGTCAGACGCCGAGTTCGTGACGGGGCTGAAAACGCGCGTGATGTGGACGATAAGCGCTTTGATGGCTGCGTCGACTCGTCATTTCTTGATGAGCCAAGTCGTGAAGGAGCACGAAGAGATGGAGAGTTTGGTGATACGCGACAGAGGAGGAGAAGGGACGTTGGTGATGGGAACGGAGGGGCTGAGAGAGTTTCGAAAGATGGAGGCGGCGCGTGGGGGAGCAGCAGTTGACGAGCGCGTGGAGAAAAATAGAAGTGTGGTCCCGAGCGTGAGGATGAGCATGAGACACGCGCCATCGCTGAAGCTTAAGAGTGGTATATGTTTAGAATCCGCGACGCTTGTGATCGTAAGGCCGAGTGAGGGATATTCTGATGACGGAGATGATGAGCTGGCGACGGAGGCTTTCGCCGGGAATTGTATGTACGGTGAAGCGGTCGTGGCTTTGTTAAAGTGTAAGAAGAATGCTTTAGAAATGAACTCTTTTTGA